Proteins encoded in a region of the Planococcus citri chromosome 1, ihPlaCitr1.1, whole genome shotgun sequence genome:
- the LOC135835709 gene encoding uncharacterized protein LOC135835709, which translates to MMKLLYLLAIFFIKYHAGYHFCGLEINGVPLAGINPKIGWIFAPYICTLYQPQNRFKIPLKYSYYKNKIEYYGAISIGTPPVQMNVQFDTGSSSLWVHSTRCDSPACPSTQNRTRYDHRSSETYQKYEKEDESSTLWYGSGSVNGFWSRDTISINGYKVNNQRFLEPTDMSEQIANRAYDGIMGLNYKRERDSINIISKYCEQLGVNDTVFSFYLTKNNGGEIILCGTDRSKYKYQEKLKYVNEVEKSSLGISWTIPVEKVSITSDYTDKRYTEIIATSNTALVATGSSFIHGPEEHVTAIKRSIESILSTIQDPRANLHKLPNITFTIGGEDYVLTGQDYIIIDHDNVIVGLDETNTPSTSEWVLGGVFLRKYYSVFDMKNHRIGFAESIHN; encoded by the exons atgATGAAGTTATTATATTTACTGGCtatatttttcataaagtaCCACGCAGGATATCATTTTTGTGGTCTGGAAATTAATGG TGTCCCATTGGCAGGAATTAATCCAAAAATAGGTTGGATCTTCGCGCCATACATATGCACATTATACCAACCCCAAAACAGATTTAAAATTCCGCTCAAATACTCGTACtataaaaataaa attgaATATTACGGAGCTATTTCAATTGGAACGCCACCTGTGCAGATGAATGTTCAGTTTGATACAGGATCGTCTTCGTTGTGGGTTCATTCAACTCGTTGTGATAGTCCGGCATGCCCAAGTACTC AAAATCGTACTCGATATGATCACCGCTCCTcagaaacgtaccaaaaatatGAGAAAGAGGACGAATCATCTACCTTATGGTATGGTTCAGGATCTGTAAACGGATTTTGGTCTCGTGATACGATTTCA ATAAATGGCTACAAAGTGAATAATCAACGATTTCTTGAACCCACAGACATGTCTGAGCAAATCGCGAACAGAGCATACGATGGGATCATGGGATTAAATTACAAACGAGAGAGGGATTCAATCAACATAATATCAAAATATTGTGAACAACTAGGAGTCAACGACactgtattttcattttatttaaccAA GAACAATGGTGGCGAGATAATATTATGCGGTACAGATAGATCCAAGTACAAGTACcaggaaaaactgaaatacgTGAATGAAGTGGAAAAAAGCTCCTTAGGTATCTCATGGACAATACCTGTAGAAAA AGTTTCAATTACGAGTGATTACACCGACAAAAGATATACTGAAATAATCGCCACGAGTAATACAGCTCTAGTTGCTACCGGATCATCATTTATTCATGGGCCAGAGGAACACGTTACTGCAATTAAAAGATCTATTGAGTCAATCCTCTCAACG ATACAAGACCCGAGAGCAAACTTACACAAACTGCCAAACATAACATTCACGATTGGTGGAGAAGATTATGTCCTTACAGGACAAGATTATATTATAATAGAC CATGACAACGTCATAGTCGGTTTAGATGAAACGAATACTCCATCTACATCTGAATGGGTTTTGGGAGGtgtttttcttcgcaaatactACTCTGTATTCGACATGAAAAATCACCGAATAGGTTTCGCCGAAAGCATACACAATTGA
- the LOC135835758 gene encoding gastricsin-like isoform X2 — MFQHLEGPSVFSRIPLTRIPPTMEILSSHTVNKNSIIPLENNRNMIYYATISIGIPPVKMKVDFDTGSPYLWVLSALCNSPTCPVNNTRYNHTSSKTYQKQKSRKTHTILYGKGWTKGFWSHDTITINGVKIANQRFLEATNVSAVDTKHPYDGIMGLGYKPYRDSINVISKFCQQSEIKSSQFSFYFTHNVSGKNGGELILCGTDESKYRGQLNYVNEVVEKGSRTKQQLSWIIPVQNISINYADKRHTKLPSRIPIRALVDTGVSHIYGPRQYIDPIRKAIIPPGKKVKCEDFHKFPNITFKIGSEDYVLTGKDYLIQLEVGHCVIGLAHIETPQFEWILGDVFLRKYYSVFDAENHRVGFAESIHN, encoded by the exons ATGTTTCAGCACTTGGAAGGGCCATCAG TGTTTTCAAGGATACCGTTGACAAGAATTCCTCCAACAATGGAAATCCTAAGCTCACACACAGTAAACAAAAACTCCATAATTCCGCTTGAAAACAACAGAAAT ATGATCTATTACGCAACTATTTCAATCGGAATTCCACCTGTGAAGATGAAAGTTGACTTTGATACAGGATCGCCTTACCTATGGGTTCTTTCAGCACTTTGTAACAGTCCAACCTGCcctg TCAACAACACTCGATATAACCATACCTCCTCAAAAACGTATCAAAagcaaaaatcacgaaaaactCATACAATCCTGTATGGAAAAGGATGGACGAAAGGATTTTGGTCACACGATACGATCACA atAAACGGTGTCAAGATTGCTAATCAACGTTTCCTCGAAGCCACGAACGTATCGGCGGTAGACACAAAGCATCCATATGATGGTATAATGGGATTAGGTTACAAACCGTATAGGGATTCCATAAAcgtaatatcaaaattttgccaacaaagTGAAATCAAAAGCAGTCAATTTTCGTTTTACTTTACCCA TAATGTGTCGGGTAAAAATGGAGGTGAATTGATTCTATGCGGGACAGATGAATCCAAATACCGAGGTCAATTGAATTATGTCAATGAAGTCGTCGAAAAAGGAAGTAGAACTAAGCAACAACTCTCATGGATAATTCCAGtacaaaa tatTTCTATCAATTATGCTGACAAACGTCACACAAAATTACCTTCACGTATACCTATCAGAGCTTTAGTTGATACCGGAGTATCCCATATTTATGGACCAAGGCAGTACATTGATCCCATACGCAAAGCTATAATACCCCCAGGCAAAAAG GTTAAATGCGAAGATTTCCACAAATTTCCAAACATAACGTTCAAGATTGGCAGCGAAGATTACGTACTTACAGGGAAAGATTACTTAATACAG CTTGAAGTGGGACACTGCGTGATTGGTTTGGCTCACATTGAAACACCTCAGTTTGAATGGATTTTGGGAGACGTTTTCCTCAGGAAGTATTATTCTGTGTTTGACGCGGAAAATCACCGAGTTGGGTTCGCCGAAAGCATACacaattaa
- the LOC135835913 gene encoding uncharacterized protein LOC135835913 gives MVSKTQIILHTLLAVYFIDEVNCKRITQSPYQHIAKQNWAILNRNEPISEKPDVIEKIKEILDFIFKKQNRVYEEREKEWEKRYEEIRKKYEKLVKENEELEKEIFGSKSSGNDSSLPVQVYNNTIP, from the exons atgGTTTCAAAAACCCAAATTATTTTACACACGTTATTGGCTGTTTACTTTA TTGATGAAGTTAATTGTAAACGAATAACGCAGTCCCCATACCAGCATATTGCAAAACAGAACTGGGCAATTTTAAATAGAAACGAGCCTATTTCAGAGAAACCtgatgtaattgaaaaaatcaaagaaatactcgatttcatatttaaaa AACAAAATAGGGTATACGAAGAACGGGAAAAAGAATGGGAAAAAAGATACGaagaaataaggaaaaaatacgaaaaactgGTGAAAGAAAACGAAGAATTGGAGAAAGAAATATTCGGAAGTAAAA GTTCGGGAAATGATTCAAGTTTGCCTGTGCAAGTGTACAACAACACCATACCATAG
- the LOC135835758 gene encoding gastricsin-like isoform X3, producing MIYYATISIGIPPVKMKVDFDTGSPYLWVLSALCNSPTCPVNNTRYNHTSSKTYQKQKSRKTHTILYGKGWTKGFWSHDTITINGVKIANQRFLEATNVSAVDTKHPYDGIMGLGYKPYRDSINVISKFCQQSEIKSSQFSFYFTHNVSGKNGGELILCGTDESKYRGQLNYVNEVVEKGSRTKQQLSWIIPVQNISINYADKRHTKLPSRIPIRALVDTGVSHIYGPRQYIDPIRKAIIPPGKKVKCEDFHKFPNITFKIGSEDYVLTGKDYLIQLEVGHCVIGLAHIETPQFEWILGDVFLRKYYSVFDAENHRVGFAESIHN from the exons ATGATCTATTACGCAACTATTTCAATCGGAATTCCACCTGTGAAGATGAAAGTTGACTTTGATACAGGATCGCCTTACCTATGGGTTCTTTCAGCACTTTGTAACAGTCCAACCTGCcctg TCAACAACACTCGATATAACCATACCTCCTCAAAAACGTATCAAAagcaaaaatcacgaaaaactCATACAATCCTGTATGGAAAAGGATGGACGAAAGGATTTTGGTCACACGATACGATCACA atAAACGGTGTCAAGATTGCTAATCAACGTTTCCTCGAAGCCACGAACGTATCGGCGGTAGACACAAAGCATCCATATGATGGTATAATGGGATTAGGTTACAAACCGTATAGGGATTCCATAAAcgtaatatcaaaattttgccaacaaagTGAAATCAAAAGCAGTCAATTTTCGTTTTACTTTACCCA TAATGTGTCGGGTAAAAATGGAGGTGAATTGATTCTATGCGGGACAGATGAATCCAAATACCGAGGTCAATTGAATTATGTCAATGAAGTCGTCGAAAAAGGAAGTAGAACTAAGCAACAACTCTCATGGATAATTCCAGtacaaaa tatTTCTATCAATTATGCTGACAAACGTCACACAAAATTACCTTCACGTATACCTATCAGAGCTTTAGTTGATACCGGAGTATCCCATATTTATGGACCAAGGCAGTACATTGATCCCATACGCAAAGCTATAATACCCCCAGGCAAAAAG GTTAAATGCGAAGATTTCCACAAATTTCCAAACATAACGTTCAAGATTGGCAGCGAAGATTACGTACTTACAGGGAAAGATTACTTAATACAG CTTGAAGTGGGACACTGCGTGATTGGTTTGGCTCACATTGAAACACCTCAGTTTGAATGGATTTTGGGAGACGTTTTCCTCAGGAAGTATTATTCTGTGTTTGACGCGGAAAATCACCGAGTTGGGTTCGCCGAAAGCATACacaattaa
- the LOC135835685 gene encoding cathepsin D-like gives MKLLHLLAILAIFFIKTYHARQYFICNPEIMIPWTLFPIKGPLPAPEIRCRYYISPDKFKIPLKYNKNENAYYGAISIGTPPVQMNVQFDTGSSSLWVHSTLCDSPACPKNRTRYYDHNSSETYQKYEKENESSTLWYGSGSVNGIWSRDTISMNGYKVNNQRFLEPTDMSEQISNGAYDGIMGLNYNPERDSFNILSKYCEEQEMHGNGFSFYLTKNESDENGGELWLCGSDKYDYNYQLEGKMKYVNEVKSSTGLSWTIPVEKVSITSGYGDKRYTEIIATNNTALVATGSSFIHGPEEHVTAIKRSIESILSTMQDPRSNLHQLPNITFTMGGEDYVLTAQDYITEYDDADVTIGLSKTNTPSPSEWVLGAVFLRKYYTVFDTYFHRIGFAEI, from the exons aTGAAGTTATTACATTTACTGGCTATATTGGCTATATTTTTCATAAAGACGTACCACGCAAGAcaatattttatttgtaatcCAGAAATTAT GATCCCATGGACACTTTTTCCAATAAAAGGCCCGTTACCCGCCCCGGAAATCCGTTGCAGATATTACATTAGTCCagacaaattcaaaattcctctcaaatacaacaaaaatgaa aatgcaTATTACGGAGCTATTTCAATTGGAACGCCACCAGTGCAGATGAATGTTCAGTTTGATACAGGATCGTCTTCGTTGTGGGTGCATTCAACTCTTTGTGATAGTCCGGCATGCCCAA AAAATCGTACTCGATATTATGATCACAACTCCTcagaaacgtaccaaaaatatgaaaaagagaACGAATCGTCTACCTTATGGTATGGTTCAGGATCTGTAAACGGAATTTGGTCTCGTGATACGATTTCA ATGAATGGCTACAAAGTGAATAATCAACGCTTTCTTGAACCCACGGACATGTCTGAGCAAATCTCGAACGGAGCATACGATGGGATCATGGGATTAAATTACAACCCAGAGAGGGATTCATtcaacattttgtcaaaatattgcgAAGAACAAGAAATGCACGGCAAtggattttctttttatttaacCAA AAACGAGTCAGATGAGAATGGTGGCGAGTTATGGTTATGCGGTTCAGATAAATATGACTACAACTACCAGCTCGagggaaaaatgaaatatgtgaACGAAGTAAAAAGTTCCACAGGCCTCTCATGGACAATACCCGTAGAAAA AGTTTCAATTACGAGTGGTTACGGCGACAAAAGATACACTGAAATAATCGCCACGAATAATACAGCTTTAGTTGCTACCGGATCATCATTTATTCATGGGCCAGAGGAACACGTTACTGCAATTAAAAGATCTATAGAGTCAATCCTCTCAACG ATGCAAGACCCGAGATCAAACTTACACCAACTTCCAAACATAACATTCACAATGGGCGGCGAAGATTATGTACTCACAGCACAAGATTATATAACTGAA TATGACGACGCCGACGTCACAATCGGTTTATCTAAAACGAATACTCCATCTCCATCTGAATGGGTTTTGGGAGCAGTTTTTCTTCGCAAGTACTACACTGTATTCGACACGTACTTTCACCGAATAGGATTCGCCGAAATTTAG
- the LOC135835647 gene encoding pepsin-2B-like produces MMKLLYLPAILVIFYIKTYHAVHLTCTPELEYFGIFPLIRFPPTTQDWTYSKSLCAFFNGSSRFIIPLKYSYYKNKIEYYGAISIGTPPTQMNVQFDTGSSSLWVHSTRCDSPACPSTQNRTRYDHHSSETYQKYEKEDESSTLWYGSGSVDGFWSRDTISIRGYKMNNERFLEPTDMSGPIVSRAYDGIIGLNYKPQTDSINIISKYCEQRGVNDTTFSFYLTKNNGGELLLCGSYVYRYRRKLKYVNEVEKSSTSLSWTIPVEKVSITSDYADKRYTEIIATNNTALVATGSSFIHGPEEHVNAIKRSIESILSMIPDPRANLHKLPNITFTIGGEDYVLTGQDYIIIDHDDVIVGLDETNTPSTSEWVLGAVFLRKYYSVFDMKNHRIGFAESIHN; encoded by the exons atgaTGAAGTTATTATATTTACCGGCTATATTGGTTATATTTTACATAAAGACGTACCACGCAGTACATCTTACTTGTACTCCGGAATTAGAGTATTTTGG TATTTTCCCATTGATAAGATTTCCTCCAACAACACAAGATTGGACCTATTCGAAATCCTTATGCGCATTTTTCAATGGATCGTCCAGATTTATAATTCCGCTCAAATACTCGTACtacaaaaataaa attgaATATTATGGAGCTATTTCAATTGGAACGCCACCAACGCAGATGAATGTTCAGTTTGATACGGGATCGTCTTCGTTGTGGGTTCATTCAACTCGTTGTGATAGTCCGGCATGTCCTAGTACTC AAAATCGTACTCGATATGATCACCACTCCTcagaaacgtaccaaaaatatgaaaaagaggACGAATCGTCTACCTTATGGTATGGTTCAGGATCTGTTGACGGATTTTGGTCTCGTGATACGATTTCA ATACGAGGCtataaaatgaataatgaacGATTTCTTGAACCCACGGACATGTCTGGGCCAATCGTGAGCAGAGCATACGATGGGATCATAGGATTAAATTACAAACCACAAACGGATTCCATCAACATAATATCAAAATATTGTGAACAACGAGGAGTCAACGACaccacattttcattttatttaaccaa GAACAATGGTGGCGAGTTACTGTTATGCGGTTCATATGTATACAGGTACCGCAGAAAACTAAAATATGTGAATGAAGTGGAAAAAAGCTCCACAAGCCTCTCATGGACAATACCCGTAGAAAA AGTTTCAATTACAAGTGATTACGCTGACAAAAGATATACTGAAATAATCGCCACGAATAATACAGCTTTAGTTGCTACTGGATCATCGTTTATTCATGGACCAGAAGAACACGTTAATGCAATCAAAAGATCTATAGAATCAATCCTCTCAATG ATACCAGACCCGAGAGCAAACTTACACAAACTGCCAAACATAACATTCACAATTGGTGGAGAAGATTATGTCCTCACAGGACAAGATTATATTATAATAGAT CATGACGACGTCATAGTTGGTTTAGATGAAACGAATACTCCATCTACATCTGAATGGGTTTTGGGAGCtgtttttcttcgcaaatactACTCTGTATTCGACATGAAAAATCACCGAATAGGTTTCGCCGAAAGCATACACAATTGA
- the LOC135835758 gene encoding pregnancy-associated glycoprotein 4-like isoform X1 — translation MKLTCFLLIFFIQTYHTKHVSALGRAIRIPLTRIPPTMEILSSHTVNKNSIIPLENNRNMIYYATISIGIPPVKMKVDFDTGSPYLWVLSALCNSPTCPVNNTRYNHTSSKTYQKQKSRKTHTILYGKGWTKGFWSHDTITINGVKIANQRFLEATNVSAVDTKHPYDGIMGLGYKPYRDSINVISKFCQQSEIKSSQFSFYFTHNVSGKNGGELILCGTDESKYRGQLNYVNEVVEKGSRTKQQLSWIIPVQNISINYADKRHTKLPSRIPIRALVDTGVSHIYGPRQYIDPIRKAIIPPGKKVKCEDFHKFPNITFKIGSEDYVLTGKDYLIQLEVGHCVIGLAHIETPQFEWILGDVFLRKYYSVFDAENHRVGFAESIHN, via the exons ATGAAATTGACGtgttttttattaatatttttcattcagacGTATCACACAAAACATGTTTCAGCACTTGGAAGGGCCATCAG GATACCGTTGACAAGAATTCCTCCAACAATGGAAATCCTAAGCTCACACACAGTAAACAAAAACTCCATAATTCCGCTTGAAAACAACAGAAAT ATGATCTATTACGCAACTATTTCAATCGGAATTCCACCTGTGAAGATGAAAGTTGACTTTGATACAGGATCGCCTTACCTATGGGTTCTTTCAGCACTTTGTAACAGTCCAACCTGCcctg TCAACAACACTCGATATAACCATACCTCCTCAAAAACGTATCAAAagcaaaaatcacgaaaaactCATACAATCCTGTATGGAAAAGGATGGACGAAAGGATTTTGGTCACACGATACGATCACA atAAACGGTGTCAAGATTGCTAATCAACGTTTCCTCGAAGCCACGAACGTATCGGCGGTAGACACAAAGCATCCATATGATGGTATAATGGGATTAGGTTACAAACCGTATAGGGATTCCATAAAcgtaatatcaaaattttgccaacaaagTGAAATCAAAAGCAGTCAATTTTCGTTTTACTTTACCCA TAATGTGTCGGGTAAAAATGGAGGTGAATTGATTCTATGCGGGACAGATGAATCCAAATACCGAGGTCAATTGAATTATGTCAATGAAGTCGTCGAAAAAGGAAGTAGAACTAAGCAACAACTCTCATGGATAATTCCAGtacaaaa tatTTCTATCAATTATGCTGACAAACGTCACACAAAATTACCTTCACGTATACCTATCAGAGCTTTAGTTGATACCGGAGTATCCCATATTTATGGACCAAGGCAGTACATTGATCCCATACGCAAAGCTATAATACCCCCAGGCAAAAAG GTTAAATGCGAAGATTTCCACAAATTTCCAAACATAACGTTCAAGATTGGCAGCGAAGATTACGTACTTACAGGGAAAGATTACTTAATACAG CTTGAAGTGGGACACTGCGTGATTGGTTTGGCTCACATTGAAACACCTCAGTTTGAATGGATTTTGGGAGACGTTTTCCTCAGGAAGTATTATTCTGTGTTTGACGCGGAAAATCACCGAGTTGGGTTCGCCGAAAGCATACacaattaa